A single Paraburkholderia sp. FT54 DNA region contains:
- a CDS encoding MdtP family multidrug efflux transporter outer membrane subunit, producing MSSVLSGCALIHHNGTPRTEIPPEQINLADDIHLARDGWPAARWWTRYRDEQLDALIDQALTDAPTMVIARTRVAQAKSDVELARAGSNLQVAALASLDREHISANGFLGPFARNEPAAGLTGPWYTEGVVGLGASLDVDIWGKQRAQVAASLGVSNARLAETSAVELEISTDVAQLYYGIQTTYQLIDLLNESHEIAEFAVQTHEARAARGLEARTQLEEARAQQLAIEQQIVSAQGQIKQLRESMRALVGAGPAGLPAIEPVALPRSQAALPATLSYELLARRPDLQAMRWYVEASFDRIDAAKAAFYPSFDIKAFFGFNALHLADLFTHASQQINLIPGLTLPIFDGGRLNANLSGAREGSNLLIEQYNQAVLNAVRDVAQTGSRLQSLDAQTALQKQRIESVAFTRDSVEAYYQRGLTSRFSALEARQPVIAEQVALLTLDAQMLSQEIALTKALGGGYLADPPVELKPR from the coding sequence ATGTCGTCCGTGCTGTCGGGTTGTGCGCTGATCCATCATAACGGCACGCCCCGTACCGAGATCCCGCCCGAGCAGATCAATCTCGCGGACGACATCCATCTCGCGCGCGATGGCTGGCCTGCCGCGCGCTGGTGGACGCGCTATCGCGATGAGCAACTCGACGCGCTGATCGATCAGGCGCTCACCGATGCGCCGACGATGGTGATCGCGCGCACGCGCGTCGCGCAAGCGAAGTCGGATGTGGAGCTTGCCAGAGCGGGATCCAACCTTCAGGTGGCGGCGCTGGCGTCGCTGGATCGCGAGCATATTTCCGCGAACGGCTTTCTCGGCCCGTTCGCGAGGAACGAACCCGCTGCGGGGTTGACAGGGCCGTGGTACACCGAGGGCGTCGTCGGGCTTGGCGCAAGCCTGGACGTGGACATCTGGGGCAAGCAGCGTGCGCAGGTCGCCGCGTCGCTCGGCGTGAGCAATGCGCGGCTTGCGGAGACGTCCGCTGTCGAACTCGAAATCTCCACGGATGTCGCGCAGCTTTATTACGGCATCCAAACGACTTATCAGCTCATCGATCTGCTGAATGAATCGCATGAGATCGCGGAGTTCGCGGTGCAAACACACGAAGCGCGTGCGGCGCGGGGCCTCGAAGCCCGTACCCAGCTCGAAGAGGCTCGCGCGCAACAGCTGGCCATCGAACAGCAGATCGTGTCGGCGCAAGGGCAGATCAAGCAGCTTCGCGAATCGATGCGGGCGCTGGTCGGCGCGGGCCCCGCCGGTCTGCCCGCCATCGAGCCGGTCGCGCTGCCGCGCTCGCAGGCGGCCTTGCCCGCGACGCTCTCATACGAGCTGCTGGCCCGGCGCCCCGACTTGCAGGCAATGCGATGGTATGTGGAGGCGTCGTTCGACCGGATCGACGCGGCGAAGGCGGCGTTCTATCCGAGCTTCGACATCAAGGCGTTTTTCGGGTTCAATGCCTTGCACCTCGCCGATCTATTCACGCATGCAAGCCAGCAGATCAACCTGATTCCAGGCCTGACTCTGCCGATCTTCGACGGCGGCAGGCTCAATGCGAATCTGAGCGGCGCGCGCGAGGGGAGCAACCTGTTGATCGAGCAATACAACCAGGCCGTTCTCAACGCCGTGCGTGATGTCGCGCAGACGGGCAGCCGCCTGCAGTCCCTCGATGCGCAGACGGCGTTGCAGAAACAACGGATCGAATCGGTGGCGTTCACGCGGGACAGCGTCGAAGCATATTATCAACGCGGACTGACGAGCCGGTTCTCGGCACTCGAAGCGCGCCAGCCGGTGATCGCGGAACAGGTCGCCCTGCTTACGCTCGACGCTCAGATGCTCAGTCAGGAGATTGCGTTGACGAAGGCGCTCGGCGGCGGCTATCTCGCGGATCCGCCTGTTGAACTGAAGCCGCGTTGA
- a CDS encoding FUSC family protein, whose amino-acid sequence MTAADYLPVTLRAAGAFLRRELAPFPGRLNVMLRCLLTSAIVIVVSMALEVPELALSLLVVFYVTQSNVVLTRLVGVLFMVGSTLAIGLSILVLKFTFDYPLLRIVIASLLFFGSVYLLRVLKIGVVFFIVAIVVIYVQSFVDQTDQADLLIRAVLWVWIAVNYPIALTLVVNTLLLPAEPQLQLKAEIHRQLLALDTRLTQLIDGTTSGAPITLAAVQQGALALQKLLRFTTMRDARYLEHQALQLACIATVSRLYRSASELPLSWRNASAAQLAMLRELRANCHALDESVMTGEPYRYVSTATPEERKAADTFPIAAELQRPLRAYADLVTSGAAAADKPPASEPMIAPDAWTNPAYMRFSLKTLLAVLVCYVFYNAADWQGVHTIMLTCLIVALPSLGASTQRALLRAGGAAIGSALALFMVVFIVPHFDDIVSLLLMTLPVVALGAWISAGSERISYAGLQVMFTFSLALLGQFGPTTNLTEIRDRMVGILLGVGVATFVQMSFWREGEGDVLRQKLANMLRAIAAQLRPPQAGVDQPDDLPYAQRQLQAWAVLADCEATLSRVALEPGWQEGEQSQLTLRAQTVLAQGREIMLAGDALRDMFVAQAGSSNPRTIDAVRAAQDEASAKLSRYADELAVNPPDAHAPQRIEIAAQAVELAQPTDRPLIAAADELSRQVAGLPDWRVEAPVAAPASSAIRA is encoded by the coding sequence ATGACCGCCGCCGACTATCTGCCCGTCACGCTGCGCGCTGCAGGCGCTTTCCTGAGGCGCGAGCTTGCGCCTTTCCCCGGGCGTCTCAACGTGATGCTGCGTTGCCTGCTGACAAGCGCCATTGTGATCGTCGTGTCGATGGCGCTCGAGGTGCCGGAACTCGCACTGTCGTTGCTGGTGGTGTTCTACGTCACGCAGTCGAATGTGGTGCTCACGCGGCTGGTCGGCGTGCTGTTCATGGTCGGATCGACGCTCGCCATTGGGCTGTCGATCCTGGTACTGAAATTTACATTCGACTATCCGTTGCTGCGCATCGTGATCGCGAGTCTACTGTTCTTCGGCAGCGTCTATCTGCTTCGCGTTCTCAAGATCGGCGTGGTGTTCTTCATCGTCGCGATCGTCGTGATCTACGTGCAGAGTTTCGTGGACCAGACCGATCAGGCTGACCTGCTGATCCGCGCGGTGTTGTGGGTGTGGATCGCCGTCAACTATCCGATCGCGCTGACACTCGTGGTCAATACGTTGCTGTTGCCTGCCGAACCGCAATTGCAACTCAAGGCGGAAATTCATCGCCAACTCTTGGCGCTGGACACGCGCCTGACGCAGCTAATCGACGGCACCACGAGCGGTGCGCCGATCACGCTGGCGGCCGTCCAGCAAGGCGCGCTCGCGCTGCAAAAGCTGCTGCGGTTCACGACGATGCGGGACGCCCGCTATCTCGAGCATCAGGCGTTGCAGCTTGCGTGCATTGCGACCGTGTCGCGTCTTTATCGCAGCGCGAGTGAGCTGCCGCTCAGTTGGCGAAACGCCTCGGCAGCACAACTGGCAATGTTGCGCGAGTTGCGTGCGAACTGCCACGCGCTCGACGAATCGGTCATGACGGGCGAACCCTATCGCTACGTGAGCACGGCGACACCTGAAGAGCGCAAGGCCGCCGACACGTTCCCTATCGCCGCCGAATTGCAGCGCCCGCTGCGCGCGTACGCCGATCTTGTCACGAGCGGTGCCGCCGCGGCCGACAAGCCGCCCGCGAGCGAGCCGATGATCGCGCCCGACGCATGGACCAATCCCGCCTACATGCGCTTTTCGCTGAAGACGCTGCTGGCCGTTCTGGTCTGCTACGTGTTCTACAACGCCGCGGACTGGCAGGGCGTTCACACGATCATGCTGACCTGCCTGATCGTCGCGTTGCCGAGCCTCGGCGCATCGACGCAGCGTGCGTTGCTGCGGGCAGGCGGGGCCGCCATCGGCAGCGCGCTCGCGTTGTTCATGGTCGTGTTCATCGTTCCGCATTTCGACGACATTGTCAGCCTGTTGCTGATGACGTTGCCCGTCGTCGCGCTCGGGGCGTGGATATCGGCGGGTTCGGAGAGAATCAGCTATGCCGGCCTGCAGGTGATGTTCACGTTTTCGCTTGCGTTGCTCGGACAATTCGGCCCAACCACGAACCTCACTGAAATCCGCGACCGGATGGTCGGCATCCTACTGGGCGTCGGCGTGGCGACCTTCGTTCAGATGTCGTTCTGGCGCGAGGGTGAGGGCGACGTGCTGCGGCAGAAGCTCGCAAACATGTTGCGCGCGATCGCCGCACAGCTACGCCCACCACAGGCCGGCGTCGACCAGCCGGACGATTTGCCCTATGCACAGCGCCAGTTGCAGGCGTGGGCCGTGCTGGCCGATTGCGAAGCGACGCTCTCGCGTGTCGCGCTCGAACCCGGCTGGCAGGAAGGGGAGCAGTCGCAACTGACGCTGCGCGCGCAAACGGTTCTCGCGCAGGGACGCGAGATCATGCTGGCGGGCGACGCGTTGCGCGACATGTTCGTGGCGCAAGCGGGATCGTCGAACCCACGCACTATCGACGCAGTGCGCGCGGCCCAGGATGAGGCCAGCGCCAAGCTCAGCCGGTACGCGGACGAGCTCGCGGTCAACCCGCCCGATGCGCACGCACCACAACGCATCGAGATCGCCGCACAAGCTGTCGAACTGGCCCAGCCGACCGATCGGCCGCTCATCGCCGCAGCGGACGAACTGTCGCGGCAGGTCGCGGGGTTGCCTGACTGGCGCGTCGAGGCACCCGTCGCGGCGCCCGCATCATCGGCGATACGAGCATGA
- the mdtN gene encoding multidrug transporter subunit MdtN: protein MATPASRNSKRKWPAIVLVVVTLLLLVYVIRLWDRSPRTDDAYVYADTIDVVPEVNGRIVELAVRDNQAVKQGDLLFRIDPRPYQDALARGKASLVALDRQIELTQRTVNAQEYNAQSVRAAVERARAAAGQASDTLHRMEPLLSHGYVSAEDVDRARTAQRSTQAELSAAQLQAQQAAAAVSGVDALVAQRAVVMAEIATAELNLEFATVRAPFDGRIVSLKTSTGQFATALKPVFTLIDTRHWYVVANFRETELKGVRAGTPAMVYLMSDTGQRFQGSVDSISYGIASDEGGLALPGGLPHIQRTLNWVHVSQRFPVKIRIDRPNPELFRVGTSAVAVLEPGRDNDGERH, encoded by the coding sequence ATGGCGACCCCTGCCAGCAGGAATTCGAAGAGAAAATGGCCGGCCATCGTTCTGGTCGTGGTGACGCTGTTGCTGCTTGTCTACGTCATCCGGCTGTGGGATCGCTCGCCTCGCACCGACGACGCCTATGTCTATGCGGATACGATCGACGTCGTGCCCGAGGTCAACGGGCGCATCGTCGAACTGGCCGTGCGCGACAATCAGGCGGTGAAGCAGGGCGATCTGCTGTTCCGTATCGATCCGCGTCCGTATCAGGATGCGCTTGCGCGGGGCAAGGCATCCCTCGTCGCGCTCGACCGCCAGATCGAGTTGACCCAACGCACGGTCAACGCGCAGGAGTACAACGCGCAGTCGGTGCGTGCGGCCGTCGAGCGCGCGCGGGCGGCAGCCGGTCAGGCATCCGATACGCTGCACCGCATGGAGCCGCTGTTGTCACACGGTTATGTGTCGGCGGAAGACGTCGACCGTGCGCGCACCGCGCAACGCTCCACGCAGGCCGAACTCAGCGCCGCACAATTGCAGGCGCAGCAGGCGGCGGCGGCTGTGAGCGGCGTCGATGCGCTGGTCGCGCAACGTGCCGTCGTCATGGCGGAAATCGCGACTGCCGAACTGAACCTCGAATTTGCAACGGTGCGGGCGCCGTTCGACGGACGCATCGTGTCATTGAAGACATCGACAGGCCAGTTTGCAACGGCGCTCAAACCTGTCTTCACCCTGATCGACACGCGCCACTGGTACGTGGTCGCGAACTTTCGCGAGACCGAACTCAAGGGCGTCAGGGCGGGGACGCCCGCCATGGTCTATCTGATGAGCGATACGGGCCAGCGCTTCCAGGGCAGCGTCGATTCGATCAGCTATGGCATCGCGTCCGATGAAGGCGGCCTTGCATTGCCCGGCGGATTGCCACACATTCAACGCACGCTTAACTGGGTCCATGTATCGCAGCGCTTCCCGGTGAAGATCCGCATCGACCGTCCGAACCCGGAGCTGTTTCGCGTAGGTACGTCGGCGGTGGCCGTGCTGGAACCCGGGCGCGACAACGACGGCGAGCGCCATTGA
- a CDS encoding YtcA family lipoprotein, whose amino-acid sequence MKPSPSLPETRDPRRAASDHQQGVTLLSTTETSLNRHMPLARGRCSKRAIGVAMIAAIPMSGCTNSPSISVLGAYFPDWLFCIVAGVVLTVVIYLILNRLQADHLMGPSAVVYPTLVAFLALAVWLMLFQH is encoded by the coding sequence ATGAAGCCGTCTCCCTCGCTGCCTGAAACCCGGGATCCGAGGCGAGCCGCATCGGATCATCAGCAAGGCGTGACATTGCTTTCAACCACAGAGACGAGTTTGAACCGACACATGCCACTTGCCAGAGGCAGATGTTCAAAGCGTGCAATCGGCGTGGCCATGATTGCCGCGATTCCGATGTCAGGGTGTACAAATTCGCCTTCCATTAGCGTGCTTGGCGCGTACTTTCCCGATTGGCTATTCTGTATCGTCGCGGGTGTCGTGCTCACGGTCGTCATCTATCTGATTCTCAACCGCTTGCAGGCCGACCATCTGATGGGACCTTCAGCCGTGGTGTATCCCACGCTTGTCGCTTTCCTTGCGCTCGCTGTCTGGTTGATGTTGTTCCAACATTGA
- a CDS encoding DUF3331 domain-containing protein codes for MQAPFEEDRTWQSTMALLSGEADTQQPPAVSSRVRPTRGAGNFSKCAIRILERNGQTSATIAWSDATSCCYGEQLWRRCIARKTGVCALSGQAIARGDAVYRPRRVRPAPRNVEAMILATVMEATPVKEI; via the coding sequence ATGCAAGCTCCCTTTGAAGAAGACCGAACATGGCAGTCGACGATGGCACTCCTCTCGGGCGAAGCCGACACACAGCAGCCGCCAGCTGTATCCAGTCGTGTCCGCCCGACGCGCGGCGCAGGCAACTTTTCGAAATGCGCCATCCGGATTCTGGAGCGCAATGGACAGACCTCGGCAACTATTGCGTGGAGCGACGCTACCTCCTGCTGCTACGGCGAACAGCTATGGCGGCGCTGCATCGCGAGGAAAACCGGCGTTTGTGCTCTGAGTGGCCAGGCCATTGCAAGAGGCGACGCCGTGTATCGACCCAGGCGTGTTCGACCTGCACCACGCAACGTCGAAGCGATGATTCTGGCTACAGTCATGGAAGCGACCCCTGTAAAGGAAATCTGA